Proteins encoded within one genomic window of Papio anubis isolate 15944 chromosome X, Panubis1.0, whole genome shotgun sequence:
- the AWAT1 gene encoding acyl-CoA wax alcohol acyltransferase 1, which yields MPHSKQPSHFQSLMLLQWPLSYLAIFWILQPLFIYLLFTSLWPLPALYLAWLFLDWKTPERGGRRSAWVRNWCVWTHIRDYFPITILKTKDLSPEHNYLMGVHPHGLLTFGAFCNFCTEATGFSKTFPGITPHLATLSWFFKIPFVREYLMAKGVCSVSQPAIDYLLSHSTGNLVGIVVGGVGEALQSVPNTTTLILQKRKGFVRTALQHGAHLVPTFTFGETEVYDQVLFHKDSRMYKFQSCFRRIFGFYFCVFYGQSFCQGSTGLLPYARPIATVGECHSQPQCHLRFLNLNLSLAPPKKTAAEGKVGADLGCKNQAKGRRGRLKEEEVLTLSFSLFPSLLAVGEPLPLPQIENPSQEMVDKYHALYMDALHKLFDQHKTHYGCSETQKLFFL from the exons ATGCCTCATTCCAAGCAGCCTAGTCACTTCCAGAGTCTGATGCTTCTGCAGTGGCCTTTGAGCTACCTTGCCATCT TTTGGATCTTGCAGCCACTGTTCATCTACTTGCTGTTTACATCCTTGTGGCCGCTACCAGCGCTTTACCTTGCCTGGTTGTTCCTGGACTGGAAGACCCCAGAGCGCG GTGGCAGGCGTTCGGCCTGGGTAAGGAACTGGTGTGTCTGGACCCACATCAGGGACTATTTCCCCATTACG ATCCTGAAGACAAAGGACCTGTCACCTGAGCACAACTACCTCATGGGGGTTCACCCCCACGGCCTCCTGACCTTTGGTGCCTTCTGCAACTTCTGCACTGAGGCCACAGGCTTCTCGAAGACTTTCCCAGGCATCACTCCTCACTTGGCCACGCTGTCCTGGTTCTTCAAGATCCCCTTTGTTAGGGAGTACCTCATGGCCAAAG GTGTGTGCTCCGTGAGCCAGCCAGCCATCGACTATCTGCTGAGCCATAGCACTGGCAACCTCGTGGGCATTGTAGTGGGAGGTGTGGGTGAGGCCCTGCAAAGTGTGCCCAACACCACCACCCTCATTCTCCAGAAGCGCAAGGGGTTCGTGCGCACAGCCCTCCAGCATGG GGCTCATCTGGTCCCCACCTTCacttttggggaaactgaggtgtaTGATCAGGTGCTGTTCCATAAGGACAGCAGGATGTACAAGTTCCAGAGCTGCTTCCGCCGTATCTTTGGTTTTTACTTTTGTGTCTTCTATGGACAAAGCTTCTGTCAAGGCTCCACTGGGCTCCTGCCATATGCCAGGCCTATTGCCACTGTGGGTGAGTGCCACTCTCAGCCCCAATGCCACCTCAGGTTTCTCAACCTCAACCTCAGCCTGGCCCCACCAAAGAAGACGGCAGCAGAGGGGAAGGTGGGAGCTGATCTGGGATGCAAGAATCAGGCCAAAGGTAGGAGAGGGAGGTTAAAGGAAGAGGAGGTTCTaacactttccttttctcttttcccatctcTCTTGGCAGTTGGGGAGCCTCTGCCACTGCCCCAAATTGAAAACCCAAGCCAGGAGATGGTGGACAAATACCACGCACTTTATATGGATGCTCTGCACAAACTGTTTGACCAGCATAAGACCCACTATGGCTGCTCAGAGACCCAGAAGCTGTTTTTCCTGTGA